Proteins from a genomic interval of Prevotella sp. E13-27:
- a CDS encoding CDP-alcohol phosphatidyltransferase family protein, giving the protein MNYRDFLQKVIYYVIDPLIRLMLKVGLTPNIVTAIGFIGNLVAMWLFIEAALCFADDSSRSFNLVGWGGVTILAAGLFDMMDGRLARTGGLSSVFGALWDSTLDRYSELVTLFGICLVFVKADWFWLSVVTFAAMVGSVMVSYVRARAEGLQIECKVGLMQRPERVVVTALAAIVAGFSVELWWLAGGMIMIAVLANITAFWRIWHCYKIMCHKK; this is encoded by the coding sequence ATGAATTATAGAGATTTCTTACAGAAGGTAATATATTATGTCATTGACCCTTTGATACGGTTGATGCTTAAGGTGGGACTGACTCCAAATATTGTTACTGCCATAGGTTTTATTGGTAATCTTGTGGCGATGTGGCTGTTCATTGAGGCTGCCCTGTGCTTTGCTGACGATAGCTCTCGTTCCTTTAATCTCGTGGGGTGGGGAGGCGTGACTATCCTTGCGGCAGGACTGTTCGACATGATGGACGGCAGACTTGCTCGTACAGGTGGACTGTCTTCTGTGTTTGGTGCATTATGGGATTCCACGCTCGATCGCTATAGCGAGTTGGTAACGCTGTTTGGAATATGTCTTGTGTTTGTTAAAGCTGACTGGTTTTGGCTTAGTGTAGTGACTTTCGCTGCAATGGTAGGCTCAGTAATGGTAAGCTATGTCAGAGCACGTGCGGAAGGTCTCCAAATAGAGTGCAAAGTGGGACTTATGCAGCGTCCTGAACGTGTTGTGGTAACAGCTCTAGCTGCAATTGTGGCAGGTTTCTCTGTTGAACTGTGGTGGCTTGCTGGCGGCATGATAATGATAGCTGTTCTCGCCAATATAACAGCCTTTTGGCGTATTTGGCATTGCTATAAGATAATGTGCCATAAGAAGTAA
- a CDS encoding phosphatase PAP2 family protein, with protein sequence MKKDTIIVLIGTAAFLLFQWLVVGLIPGHVIMAALFNILFFAHPITRKLAMTLLPFVFFEMFYDWMRLYPNYLVNPIDIQPIYDAETALFGITVEGVKMTPCEYFCQHNNAVADLFAGLFYLCWVPGPMALAFWLFSTGKRNYALRLTWAFLFVNVIGFIGYYIHPTAPPWYAINFGFEPDFSTPGNVAGLGRFDNLIGVPVFSSIYVNNSNIFAAMPSLHAAYMLVATIYAIISRQSKWIIALCAFVTVGIWWTAIYTAHHYIIDVIFGILTAIVGVSLFETLVRCCQPIKRVYERYVKYIE encoded by the coding sequence GTGAAGAAGGATACAATCATAGTGTTGATAGGTACGGCAGCGTTCTTGCTGTTCCAATGGCTTGTTGTGGGACTCATCCCAGGGCATGTCATAATGGCGGCATTGTTCAATATACTGTTTTTCGCTCATCCCATTACTCGTAAGCTGGCAATGACATTATTGCCGTTCGTTTTCTTTGAGATGTTCTACGACTGGATGCGACTCTATCCGAACTACCTTGTCAATCCTATTGATATTCAGCCTATTTATGATGCTGAGACAGCATTGTTCGGCATCACGGTAGAAGGCGTCAAGATGACTCCATGCGAATATTTCTGCCAGCACAATAATGCCGTAGCCGACCTTTTTGCCGGACTGTTTTATCTTTGCTGGGTACCAGGTCCTATGGCATTGGCGTTTTGGCTGTTCTCCACAGGTAAGCGCAATTATGCCCTTCGGTTGACATGGGCATTTCTTTTCGTAAATGTCATAGGTTTTATAGGCTATTATATTCATCCCACAGCTCCGCCTTGGTACGCCATAAATTTCGGATTTGAGCCAGATTTTAGCACCCCTGGTAATGTGGCTGGACTCGGACGGTTTGACAACCTTATTGGCGTGCCAGTATTCAGTAGCATATATGTGAATAACTCCAATATTTTTGCAGCCATGCCATCTTTGCATGCTGCTTATATGCTCGTTGCCACCATTTATGCAATAATAAGCCGTCAGTCAAAGTGGATCATCGCATTATGTGCATTTGTGACGGTAGGTATATGGTGGACAGCCATCTATACTGCCCACCATTATATTATTGATGTCATCTTTGGTATATTGACTGCAATAGTGGGCGTGTCGCTGTTTGAAACTTTGGTTAGGTGTTGTCAGCCAATAAAGCGCGTATATGAACGTTATGTGAAATATATAGAATAA
- a CDS encoding capsule assembly Wzi family protein: MKRLLFMMCLGTIATASQAQVEVRTEAQVSVASGEHTPLWLNANKYGLSSLEKSNGYLRAGAFHHLDDADKKWDYAYGLDFVGAGGYTSKAIVQQAYGEVRWLKGLLTVGSKEQPLELKNQELSSGSQTLGINAHPVPAVRLALPDYWTVPLTKGWVGLKGHLSYGMMTDDNWQRDFVNPQAKRTEHAKIHTKAGYLRFGKDDKPLSVEVGLEMACQYGGTTYTINPYPAVPGTVEYVAIKNEDGVKGMIHALIPSGGETGEGLYDNASGNHLGSYVLRINYNADKWTAALYADHFFEDHSQMFFLDYDGYGHGPEYNERKENRYFGYSIKDMMLGAEFKLKDASWLNSILVEYLYTKYQSGPVYHDRTFNMADHTAGRDDYYNNYMQTGWQHWGQVMGNPLYRSPLYNTDGTIEVKNNRFWAWHFGISGDPMEGLHYRVLATWQRGWGSYGSPFPDPQRNMSLLAEADYRFGAGHKLEGWGVKASFGLDHGQLLGNNTGAQLTVSKHFNIKKK, translated from the coding sequence ATGAAACGATTATTGTTTATGATGTGTCTGGGGACTATTGCCACAGCTTCTCAGGCACAAGTGGAGGTAAGAACAGAGGCTCAGGTGTCTGTTGCTTCTGGCGAGCACACTCCACTATGGCTCAATGCCAACAAATATGGTCTTAGCTCGCTTGAGAAGAGCAATGGCTATTTGCGTGCTGGAGCATTCCATCATTTGGATGATGCTGACAAGAAATGGGACTATGCCTATGGTCTTGACTTTGTTGGTGCTGGTGGCTACACAAGTAAGGCTATCGTTCAGCAGGCTTATGGAGAGGTGCGTTGGCTGAAAGGATTGCTCACCGTAGGAAGCAAGGAGCAGCCTCTGGAACTGAAGAATCAGGAGCTTAGCAGTGGCTCTCAGACGCTTGGCATCAATGCCCATCCTGTGCCAGCTGTTCGTCTCGCTTTGCCTGATTACTGGACTGTTCCTTTGACAAAGGGATGGGTTGGCTTGAAGGGCCACTTGTCATATGGCATGATGACCGATGACAACTGGCAGCGCGATTTTGTTAATCCCCAAGCTAAACGTACCGAACATGCAAAGATTCATACCAAAGCAGGATATTTGCGCTTTGGTAAGGATGACAAGCCTCTTAGTGTGGAAGTGGGACTGGAGATGGCATGCCAGTATGGTGGAACGACCTATACCATCAATCCCTATCCAGCCGTTCCTGGAACTGTTGAATATGTAGCTATAAAGAATGAAGACGGTGTTAAGGGCATGATACATGCCTTGATACCAAGTGGTGGTGAGACGGGCGAAGGACTCTATGATAACGCCTCAGGCAACCACCTCGGCAGTTATGTTTTGCGAATAAACTATAATGCAGATAAATGGACAGCTGCACTCTATGCAGACCACTTCTTCGAAGATCATTCTCAGATGTTTTTCCTTGACTATGATGGCTATGGCCATGGACCAGAGTACAATGAGAGAAAAGAGAACCGCTATTTCGGTTATTCTATTAAAGACATGATGCTTGGCGCTGAGTTTAAACTGAAAGATGCTTCATGGCTCAATAGCATTTTGGTAGAATATCTGTACACGAAATATCAGAGCGGACCAGTCTATCATGACCGTACATTTAATATGGCTGATCATACTGCTGGACGCGATGATTACTACAATAACTACATGCAGACTGGTTGGCAGCATTGGGGACAGGTGATGGGCAACCCGCTCTATCGTTCACCACTTTATAATACAGATGGAACCATTGAGGTGAAGAACAACCGTTTCTGGGCTTGGCATTTCGGTATTAGTGGTGACCCTATGGAAGGCCTTCACTATCGTGTGCTCGCCACATGGCAGCGCGGATGGGGAAGCTACGGTAGCCCGTTTCCAGATCCACAGCGTAATATGAGTCTGCTTGCTGAGGCTGACTATCGTTTCGGTGCCGGCCATAAACTTGAAGGGTGGGGCGTTAAGGCAAGTTTCGGTCTTGATCATGGCCAACTGCTCGGCAACAATACAGGTGCACAGTTAACCGTTAGCAAACACTTTAATATCAAGAAGAAATGA
- a CDS encoding lipocalin-like domain-containing protein — translation MKKIIYMLFAMVLMTSCDLETSDNGDLDGFWQLAQLDSLTTSGDVKSTTDMRHSGWYWCVQHKLLEIRDCNDASHNIFFRFEKTSNTLRLYSPISDNRAISDSIVSNPNTLKPLGIQSLDETMTIEQMTSEKMVLNNRVLRFHLRKY, via the coding sequence ATGAAAAAGATAATATATATGTTGTTCGCTATGGTGTTGATGACATCATGCGACTTGGAGACATCAGACAATGGTGACCTTGACGGCTTCTGGCAGTTAGCACAGCTTGACTCTCTGACTACATCTGGTGACGTGAAGTCAACAACAGATATGCGGCACTCTGGATGGTATTGGTGTGTGCAGCATAAGTTACTGGAAATCAGAGATTGTAACGATGCTTCTCATAATATTTTCTTTAGGTTTGAGAAGACGTCAAACACGTTACGTCTTTATAGCCCGATAAGTGATAACAGGGCTATTTCAGATAGTATTGTTAGCAATCCTAATACACTCAAGCCACTTGGCATTCAGAGTCTCGACGAGACAATGACAATAGAGCAGATGACAAGCGAAAAAATGGTACTTAACAATCGTGTCTTGCGTTTCCATTTAAGGAAATATTGA
- a CDS encoding outer membrane beta-barrel family protein: MKKQLKLLVIALAASPAIMAQEIDSLAVDVQGEEAYTFTESQLGEDDGSTQGFSIISSNRNVYASEVGYRFSAARFKYRAYNSKYNDIYINGNPVNDVERGEFRYSFIGGLNNQTRAKEASLPFEDNSYMMTGMAGSNNYNFRPSSFATGQRISLAGANRNYNARAMYTYNSGVTEKGWAFTGALTYRWGNGLGAVDGTFYNSLSYFLGIEKILNENHTISLVTWGNPTERGQQIAATDEMYWIANDNQYNPAWGYQDGKKRNSRTVKDYAPAALFTWDWKINDKTNLVTTLLGKYAMYSSTRLNYNNSTNPAPDYYSGMPSAFYDVWAPFEGDRDAAALANWQTAYDYLSIKENRQVQWDRLYFANRMVSLQGGDAMYYLQRYHDDQLSISLASNLEKVLSDVTILHGGIHLSTNKGMHYQTMDDLLGAKYFHNVNTYVVKNYGETSQEAQYDLNNPNKVVGKGDRFGYDYNILVNKAQLWGGFSTDVDDTHVFVNGRIAGLTMQRDGKMRSGLAPNNSYGKSGTATFLEGGVKYGAMTNLGKGHSFSMGLNYEVKAPTARTSFQAAQVSNDFVKDLTHEKIFSAEMGYRWQTSWMKANLNAYYSYLTDVTEQNMYYMDNANSFVYVTVSGIEKVYYGLELGIDFKLTDWLDLKALGTISDAKYDNNAKITFWESTKGTTDNDELYNKGMHEGCTPLTAGSLDFSIHTRGWYIDLIGNYYDRIYLYYTPVTRLGRNFPMNNSGTGKDLSLLPDQAKGKGGFMLDASIGRTFFLNKGRRLGFNLMLTNILNNQKLVFGGREQSRVDLDQEGKTFRTYSFQNNPYKFYAQGINGMFMINYQF, from the coding sequence ATGAAAAAACAGCTGAAACTACTGGTGATTGCGCTTGCTGCTTCGCCTGCAATAATGGCTCAGGAGATTGACTCTCTGGCTGTTGACGTGCAAGGCGAAGAGGCTTACACTTTCACAGAGTCGCAGTTGGGCGAAGATGATGGGTCTACACAGGGCTTCTCAATCATTTCCTCCAACCGTAATGTTTATGCCAGCGAAGTTGGTTATCGGTTCAGTGCTGCAAGGTTTAAATATCGTGCGTACAATTCGAAGTACAACGATATTTACATCAATGGCAATCCCGTTAACGACGTGGAGCGTGGCGAATTCCGCTATTCGTTCATTGGCGGATTGAACAATCAGACACGTGCCAAGGAAGCATCGTTGCCTTTTGAGGACAACAGCTACATGATGACAGGCATGGCTGGTTCAAACAACTACAACTTCCGTCCGTCAAGTTTTGCTACTGGACAGCGCATTTCGCTTGCTGGTGCCAACCGCAACTACAATGCACGTGCTATGTACACCTATAACTCTGGCGTTACAGAGAAAGGATGGGCGTTTACAGGTGCCCTTACATATCGTTGGGGTAATGGACTTGGAGCGGTAGATGGTACATTCTACAATTCATTGAGCTATTTCCTCGGTATTGAGAAGATTCTCAATGAAAACCACACCATCTCACTCGTTACATGGGGTAACCCAACTGAGCGCGGACAGCAGATTGCTGCTACAGACGAGATGTACTGGATTGCTAACGACAATCAGTATAACCCTGCATGGGGCTATCAGGACGGAAAGAAACGTAATTCGCGTACTGTTAAGGACTATGCTCCTGCTGCCCTGTTTACATGGGACTGGAAGATTAATGACAAGACGAACCTTGTCACCACACTTCTTGGCAAATATGCCATGTATAGCTCAACCCGTTTGAACTACAACAACTCTACCAACCCTGCTCCAGATTACTATTCTGGCATGCCAAGTGCATTCTATGACGTCTGGGCTCCCTTTGAAGGCGACCGTGATGCAGCAGCTTTGGCTAACTGGCAGACGGCATACGACTACCTGAGCATAAAGGAGAATCGTCAGGTGCAATGGGATCGCTTGTACTTCGCTAACCGTATGGTTTCATTACAGGGAGGCGACGCTATGTATTATCTGCAGCGCTATCATGACGACCAGTTGTCAATAAGTCTTGCTTCAAACCTTGAGAAGGTGCTTTCAGATGTTACCATATTGCATGGCGGAATCCACCTTTCAACAAACAAGGGCATGCACTATCAGACAATGGATGATTTGCTTGGAGCAAAATACTTCCACAATGTCAATACTTATGTTGTAAAGAACTATGGCGAGACTTCTCAGGAGGCTCAGTATGACCTGAATAATCCTAATAAGGTTGTTGGTAAGGGCGACCGTTTCGGCTATGATTACAATATCCTTGTAAACAAAGCGCAACTCTGGGGTGGCTTCTCTACAGATGTTGATGACACCCATGTATTCGTCAATGGTCGTATCGCCGGCTTAACAATGCAGAGAGATGGTAAGATGCGTAGCGGCTTGGCTCCCAATAACTCTTATGGAAAGAGCGGTACAGCCACTTTCCTCGAGGGTGGAGTGAAGTATGGTGCAATGACTAATCTTGGCAAAGGCCACTCATTCTCTATGGGTTTGAACTACGAAGTGAAAGCGCCCACGGCACGCACTTCTTTTCAGGCAGCACAGGTGAGCAACGACTTCGTGAAGGACCTTACCCACGAGAAGATCTTCTCAGCTGAGATGGGCTATCGTTGGCAGACATCTTGGATGAAGGCTAATCTGAATGCCTACTACAGCTATCTCACCGATGTTACTGAGCAGAACATGTACTACATGGACAACGCAAACTCATTTGTATATGTTACTGTTTCTGGCATTGAGAAAGTCTATTATGGATTGGAACTCGGCATAGACTTCAAACTTACTGATTGGCTTGACCTGAAGGCTCTCGGTACTATTAGTGATGCCAAATATGATAATAATGCCAAAATTACTTTCTGGGAGTCAACCAAGGGTACAACTGATAATGATGAGCTCTATAACAAGGGCATGCATGAGGGTTGTACTCCTCTGACGGCTGGTAGCCTTGACTTTAGCATTCACACTCGCGGCTGGTATATCGACCTTATTGGCAACTACTATGACCGCATCTATCTGTATTATACACCAGTGACACGTTTGGGCAGAAACTTCCCCATGAACAATAGCGGTACAGGAAAAGACCTTTCATTACTTCCTGACCAGGCTAAGGGTAAGGGTGGTTTCATGCTCGATGCATCTATCGGAAGAACTTTCTTCTTGAATAAAGGTCGTCGTCTCGGCTTCAACCTCATGCTTACCAACATCCTGAATAATCAGAAGCTTGTTTTTGGCGGACGTGAGCAGAGCCGTGTTGACCTCGATCAGGAAGGCAAGACTTTCCGCACCTACTCGTTCCAGAATAACCCCTACAAGTTCTATGCTCAGGGTATAAATGGTATGTTCATGATTAATTATCAATTCTAA
- a CDS encoding DUF5689 domain-containing protein, with the protein MKTIKYFAMAIACVAFAACQGDWDEPTTSPYGNSSINDENIITIAQLKADYPNVFASSDQNVKIDKDIKIKGRVTGNDIGSNLYKQFTLQDETGAIIVAVNQSGMHGFLAEGQEIVIDLKDLYIGGYGKQPEIGQPYNGTSIGRMNKELFQQHFKYTGSIDANAIQPIDFDVDMDKDANCGKLVTLKNVSFALVAGLGTFAPDSALDKTVTIKAGCVNRALNEYSASDLVVRTSTYAKFAAKKLPIDEATGKPLKCNITGIATRYASGNKDTWQILIRKESDIEIIK; encoded by the coding sequence ATGAAGACTATCAAATATTTTGCAATGGCAATTGCCTGTGTGGCTTTCGCTGCCTGTCAGGGTGACTGGGATGAACCAACCACCTCTCCCTATGGCAACAGCAGCATCAATGATGAGAACATAATTACAATAGCTCAGTTGAAGGCCGACTATCCTAATGTCTTTGCTTCAAGTGATCAGAATGTGAAGATTGACAAGGATATTAAGATTAAGGGCCGAGTGACTGGCAATGATATTGGCAGCAACCTCTACAAGCAGTTTACCCTGCAGGATGAGACTGGAGCCATTATCGTGGCTGTCAACCAGAGCGGCATGCACGGATTCCTGGCCGAGGGGCAGGAGATTGTCATCGACCTGAAGGACCTTTACATCGGCGGCTATGGCAAGCAGCCCGAGATAGGACAGCCCTACAACGGCACCTCCATCGGTCGCATGAACAAGGAACTGTTCCAGCAGCACTTCAAGTACACAGGCAGCATCGATGCCAACGCCATCCAGCCCATAGACTTCGATGTTGACATGGACAAGGATGCCAACTGCGGCAAGCTGGTCACACTGAAGAACGTGTCCTTCGCACTGGTTGCCGGACTTGGAACCTTCGCCCCCGACTCCGCACTGGACAAGACCGTCACCATCAAGGCCGGTTGCGTGAACCGTGCCTTGAACGAGTATTCTGCCAGCGACCTCGTGGTTCGAACCAGCACCTACGCTAAGTTCGCTGCTAAGAAGTTGCCTATTGACGAAGCCACTGGCAAGCCGCTGAAGTGCAACATCACTGGCATTGCCACACGCTATGCCAGCGGCAATAAGGACACATGGCAGATTCTTATTCGTAAGGAGAGCGACATAGAGATTATTAAGTAA
- a CDS encoding DUF6359 domain-containing protein produces the protein MKKLFKSLMIVAMTAMTFTACQDVPAPYELPGTGANKPDEGGVEVEGATGDGTLASPFNAAAATNVALKLESGAVSEQAYFIKGKVVSIATDKNDNVLNFDQGTYGNASFYISDDGSATNQFYCYRVLYLGNKKWTSGDGDILKVGDDVIVYAKLTLFNGKTPETVQNEGFIYSLNGVSKGGVPEEGNKPSDHSTLEKPYTVSEAVAAGSGNEYVKGFIVGSVEGQVLSSGAHFSTENAVATNIMLAASADETDVTKVMVVQLPNGTDIRTKLNLKDNAGNLGKEVVLYGSIENYFGQMGLKSVTFAVLDGVEIGTKPGSDPAPSGDVQTVTVSQFNDAAESTSVWYQLTGTISNLKAGDKYGNFDLTDATGSVYVYGVLSTKGGAKQKFQELVTAHNIQNGTTITIIGNRGSYNGKIEVVNAYFVSAQN, from the coding sequence ATGAAGAAATTATTTAAAAGTTTGATGATTGTGGCTATGACAGCCATGACATTCACAGCCTGTCAGGATGTGCCAGCACCATATGAACTTCCTGGTACAGGTGCAAACAAGCCAGATGAAGGGGGAGTAGAAGTAGAAGGTGCTACTGGTGATGGCACATTGGCATCTCCTTTCAATGCAGCAGCTGCTACGAATGTAGCATTGAAGCTTGAATCGGGTGCTGTTAGTGAGCAGGCTTATTTTATTAAAGGAAAGGTTGTTTCTATTGCTACAGACAAGAACGATAACGTGCTGAATTTTGATCAGGGCACTTATGGTAATGCATCATTCTATATCTCTGATGATGGTTCAGCTACTAATCAGTTCTATTGCTATCGTGTCCTTTATCTCGGCAACAAGAAGTGGACAAGTGGCGATGGCGATATTCTGAAAGTAGGCGATGATGTTATCGTTTATGCAAAGCTGACTCTGTTTAATGGCAAGACACCTGAGACCGTTCAGAATGAGGGCTTCATTTATTCACTTAATGGTGTAAGCAAGGGTGGAGTTCCTGAGGAAGGTAATAAGCCATCTGACCATTCTACACTTGAGAAGCCTTATACTGTTTCCGAAGCAGTTGCTGCTGGTTCAGGTAACGAATATGTTAAGGGCTTCATCGTTGGTAGCGTTGAGGGACAGGTTCTTTCTTCAGGCGCTCATTTCTCAACTGAGAATGCGGTTGCAACAAACATCATGCTTGCTGCTTCTGCTGATGAGACTGATGTAACCAAGGTGATGGTCGTACAGCTTCCAAATGGAACTGATATTCGTACAAAACTCAACCTCAAGGATAATGCTGGAAACCTTGGCAAGGAGGTTGTCCTCTATGGTAGCATAGAGAATTATTTTGGCCAGATGGGTTTGAAGTCTGTCACCTTTGCTGTTCTCGATGGCGTTGAGATTGGAACGAAGCCAGGTAGTGATCCTGCTCCAAGTGGCGATGTACAGACTGTTACAGTTTCTCAGTTCAACGATGCTGCTGAGAGTACCTCTGTTTGGTATCAGCTTACAGGTACAATAAGCAACTTGAAAGCTGGTGACAAGTATGGAAACTTCGACCTTACCGACGCTACTGGTTCTGTTTATGTTTATGGTGTCCTTTCAACTAAGGGTGGTGCAAAGCAGAAGTTCCAGGAACTGGTTACTGCTCATAATATTCAGAATGGTACAACGATTACTATCATTGGTAACCGTGGCTCTTATAATGGGAAGATTGAAGTTGTGAACGCTTACTTCGTTAGTGCACAGAACTAA
- a CDS encoding bile acid:sodium symporter family protein, with protein sequence MKTICDFIARWMGVMVLLVAVVSLAVPSSFIWVDTWAINPMLGVIMFGMGLTLAPQDFKIVLSRPKDILFGCLAQFTVMPLLAWTLAWAFSLPKELALGVILVGCCPGGTASNVITYLAKGDLALSVGMTATSTLLAPVMTPLLVWLLAGTMVDVDTMGMLMSIVYVIIAPIIAGLFCQRFLPSLTRSVVPYLPAFSSVVIALVVGIIVSHNATRLLVGGMLVILVVMLHNVLGLTIGFLIGRLLKLERAKCVAVSIEVGMQNSGLASSLAVLHFAAYPLATIPGAIFSVWHNISGALTAKLYSRD encoded by the coding sequence ATGAAGACAATATGTGATTTCATAGCCCGATGGATGGGCGTGATGGTACTGTTAGTAGCTGTAGTCTCGCTGGCAGTACCTTCTTCTTTTATTTGGGTTGACACATGGGCTATAAATCCTATGCTTGGTGTTATAATGTTCGGCATGGGACTGACCCTTGCCCCACAAGACTTCAAAATAGTGCTCAGCCGTCCGAAAGACATTCTCTTCGGATGCCTGGCACAGTTTACCGTAATGCCGCTATTGGCATGGACATTGGCTTGGGCATTCTCATTACCAAAGGAGCTGGCTCTCGGCGTGATACTTGTAGGCTGTTGTCCAGGAGGCACAGCATCAAACGTCATCACTTATCTTGCCAAAGGCGATTTGGCGCTATCCGTTGGCATGACAGCTACGTCAACTCTGTTAGCACCAGTGATGACTCCCCTACTCGTCTGGCTGCTTGCAGGAACAATGGTTGATGTAGATACCATGGGCATGCTAATGAGCATAGTCTATGTCATCATAGCTCCCATCATAGCTGGACTGTTCTGTCAGCGCTTCTTGCCAAGTCTTACGCGAAGCGTCGTTCCCTATCTGCCGGCCTTCTCATCAGTAGTCATAGCGCTGGTTGTAGGAATAATAGTGTCACACAATGCCACAAGGCTCTTGGTTGGTGGCATGCTGGTCATTCTTGTGGTGATGCTTCACAACGTCTTAGGACTTACAATAGGCTTCCTTATAGGACGCTTGCTGAAACTTGAACGCGCAAAATGCGTGGCAGTAAGCATAGAGGTCGGCATGCAGAACTCTGGTCTCGCCTCATCACTTGCTGTTCTTCATTTCGCAGCCTATCCGCTTGCCACCATTCCTGGTGCCATATTCAGCGTTTGGCATAACATTAGCGGTGCACTTACGGCGAAACTATATTCAAGAGATTGA
- a CDS encoding polyprenol monophosphomannose synthase, with product MNASDSIVIIPTYNEKENIEKIIRAVFGLEKCFHILIIDDGSPDGTAQIVKGLMATEFADRLFIVERSGKLGLGTAYITGFKWALDRNYEYIFEMDADFSHDPNDLPRLYSACADEGYDVAIGSRYISGVNVVNWPIGRVLMSYFASKYVRIVTGFTVHDTTAGFKCYKRRVLQTIELDKIRFKGYAFQIEMKFTAYKIGFKIKEVPVIFVNRREGTSKMSGGIFSEAFFGVMRLRWDGWTRKYPKIQ from the coding sequence ATGAACGCAAGCGACAGCATCGTAATCATTCCCACTTATAATGAGAAGGAGAACATAGAGAAAATAATCCGTGCCGTGTTCGGATTGGAGAAGTGTTTTCACATACTTATCATTGACGACGGCTCTCCCGACGGCACAGCCCAGATTGTGAAAGGACTGATGGCGACAGAGTTTGCCGACCGTCTGTTCATTGTGGAACGTAGCGGAAAGCTAGGTCTTGGCACAGCCTATATCACAGGTTTCAAATGGGCCTTGGATCGCAACTATGAATACATCTTCGAGATGGATGCCGACTTCAGTCACGATCCTAACGACCTGCCACGCCTCTATAGTGCCTGCGCCGACGAGGGTTACGACGTAGCCATCGGTTCACGCTACATTAGCGGTGTGAATGTTGTTAACTGGCCTATAGGTCGCGTGCTCATGTCATATTTCGCATCAAAATATGTGCGCATAGTGACTGGCTTCACCGTCCACGACACTACTGCCGGCTTCAAGTGCTACAAGCGCCGCGTGCTTCAGACCATTGAGCTCGACAAGATTCGCTTCAAGGGCTATGCCTTCCAGATAGAAATGAAGTTCACCGCCTATAAGATTGGCTTTAAGATTAAGGAGGTGCCCGTGATCTTCGTCAACCGACGCGAAGGAACGTCAAAGATGTCGGGTGGCATATTCAGCGAAGCCTTCTTCGGCGTCATGCGTCTGCGCTGGGATGGATGGACACGCAAATATCCAAAGATTCAATGA